Proteins co-encoded in one Polyangiaceae bacterium genomic window:
- a CDS encoding SDR family NAD(P)-dependent oxidoreductase: MKQFKGRVAVITGAASGIGRATALELAAAGCHLALADLNEAGLESARKQAEALGVRVTTHAVNVADLKAMERFVEEVIAAHGGVNILINNAGVAATSAFDEQSLSDYEWLVGINFWGVVYGCKLFLPHLKRADEAHIVNISSMFGLTGIPTQTAYCATKFAVRGFTESLWVELSPLGIGVTSVHPGMIATNIVRAGRMSAGEEYQRAKVVDRFESQGMPPSRAAKYIVKAIRHGRQRQMIGLEAHVTDWLRRAAPALSMHLVKAIYRLGYRKSSAQSRPEAPEVEPETAQEALN; the protein is encoded by the coding sequence ATGAAGCAGTTCAAAGGCAGGGTCGCCGTTATCACCGGAGCAGCGAGCGGTATCGGGCGCGCTACGGCGCTTGAGCTCGCGGCCGCGGGCTGCCATCTGGCGCTCGCTGACTTGAACGAGGCCGGACTTGAGTCCGCACGGAAACAAGCCGAAGCTTTGGGTGTCCGCGTGACGACCCACGCAGTGAACGTCGCTGACCTGAAAGCAATGGAGCGCTTCGTGGAGGAGGTGATCGCTGCCCACGGGGGCGTGAACATCTTGATCAACAACGCGGGGGTTGCGGCAACGTCGGCGTTCGATGAGCAGAGTTTGAGTGACTATGAGTGGCTGGTCGGGATCAACTTCTGGGGCGTCGTGTACGGCTGCAAGCTGTTCCTCCCGCACCTCAAGCGCGCGGACGAAGCCCACATCGTCAACATTTCGAGCATGTTTGGACTCACGGGGATCCCAACGCAGACCGCGTACTGCGCCACCAAGTTTGCGGTGCGTGGGTTCACCGAGTCGCTGTGGGTTGAGCTGAGCCCGCTGGGAATCGGAGTCACCTCGGTGCATCCCGGGATGATCGCAACGAACATCGTGCGCGCTGGTCGCATGAGCGCCGGAGAGGAGTACCAGCGGGCCAAGGTGGTTGACCGCTTCGAGAGCCAGGGTATGCCGCCCTCCCGAGCAGCGAAGTACATCGTAAAAGCCATCCGCCATGGACGTCAGCGGCAGATGATTGGGCTCGAGGCTCACGTCACCGATTGGCTCCGTCGCGCCGCACCTGCGCTGAGCATGCATCTCGTAAAGGCGATCTATCGCCTTGGCTACCGAAAGAGCAGTGCTCAGAGCCGCCCGGAAGCGCCGGAGGTCGAGCCGGAGACGGCACAAGAGGCGCTAAACTGA